The following coding sequences are from one Gammaproteobacteria bacterium window:
- the yidD gene encoding membrane protein insertion efficiency factor YidD: MIRRLLIAPIKGYRYLLSPFFGQHCRFHPSCSAYAVEAIETHGALRGTGLAIRRLLRCHPFAPGGYDPVPEPKPGGNKTETSGT; the protein is encoded by the coding sequence ATGATACGCAGACTGCTGATCGCGCCGATCAAGGGCTACCGCTACCTGCTGAGCCCCTTCTTCGGCCAGCACTGCCGCTTCCACCCCAGCTGCTCGGCGTACGCGGTAGAGGCCATCGAGACCCACGGCGCCCTGCGCGGCACGGGCCTGGCCATCCGGCGCCTGTTGCGCTGCCATCCCTTCGCACCGGGGGGATACGATCCGGTACCGGAGCCGAAGCCGGGAGGCAATAAAACCGAAACGTCCGGGACTTGA